The Prunus persica cultivar Lovell chromosome G8, Prunus_persica_NCBIv2, whole genome shotgun sequence genome includes a region encoding these proteins:
- the LOC18766965 gene encoding pathogen-related protein yields MELFHKANLDDFKTLDPTKYTFSLNGRKGITLEEIGKLEVCGMSIFTVDEHNKIVKVEFFYDPGQLLGSLLKGEKLGTSSQETASICPVLRSTG; encoded by the exons ATGGAGCTTTTCCATAAGGCCAACCTTGATGATTTCAAGACACTTGATCCCACTAAGTACACTTTCAGTCTAAATg GAAGGAAAGGCATAACCCTGGAAGAAATAGGCAAACTTGAAGTGTGTGGAATGTCCATTTTTACG GTGGATGAGCACAACAAAATTGTGAAGGTGGAGTTCTTTTACGACCCTGGACAACTGCTTGGAAGTCTTTTGAAGGGTGAAAAATTGGGTACTTCTTCCCAAGAGACAGCCTCAATCTGCCCTGTCCTTAGGAGTACAGGGTAG